From Bradyrhizobium symbiodeficiens, the proteins below share one genomic window:
- a CDS encoding DUF6481 family protein yields the protein MSGFREPGFSDRQKAAQEARKNLLNKFKSQPGPDDPAVVAKRAEREALAAKRAEAKAAREAEKAEQKRLAEEAAALEAARIAREAEEALAKAAEAEAEQKARRDARYAARKAKRK from the coding sequence ATGAGTGGATTTAGGGAACCAGGCTTCTCCGACCGACAAAAGGCGGCACAGGAAGCACGCAAAAACCTTTTGAACAAATTCAAGTCGCAGCCGGGACCGGATGATCCAGCGGTTGTGGCGAAGCGTGCCGAGCGCGAGGCCCTCGCGGCCAAGCGTGCCGAGGCAAAGGCTGCGCGCGAGGCGGAAAAGGCCGAGCAGAAGCGCCTTGCAGAAGAAGCTGCCGCGCTCGAGGCCGCACGGATCGCCCGCGAAGCCGAAGAAGCCCTCGCAAAGGCGGCTGAAGCCGAGGCCGAGCAGAAGGCAAGGCGAGACGCCCGTTACGCCGCGCGCAAGGCGAAGCGCAAGTAA
- a CDS encoding pentapeptide MXKDX repeat protein gives MTIRTRIVLGVSAAALSLGLALAPAAFAQDKMGKDDGMMKKDTMAKDGMKKDTMSKDDGMKKDTMSKDGMKKDDGMMKKH, from the coding sequence ATGACCATTCGTACCCGCATCGTGCTCGGCGTCTCCGCTGCCGCCCTCTCGCTCGGTCTCGCGCTCGCACCGGCCGCCTTTGCCCAGGACAAGATGGGCAAGGATGACGGCATGATGAAAAAGGACACCATGGCCAAGGACGGCATGAAGAAGGACACCATGTCCAAGGACGACGGCATGAAGAAGGATACGATGTCGAAGGACGGGATGAAGAAAGACGACGGGATGATGAAGAAGCACTGA